A window of Nonomuraea angiospora genomic DNA:
CGCCGCCGGCAGTTCCGTCAGGTACAGGCCCGCCTCGTTCAACGGCAGGCGATCGACGCGCGCGTTGTGCGTGCACGAAAGCCTCCAGGTCACTCGTCCAGATTCGACATGGTGCTGTGTCCGAAGGGGATGACCATGGTCCAGCCCTCGACCAGGTCATTCATGATCTCACCGAACTTCTGCACCGGCCCGTTCTTGATGTGGCTGTCGAAGGCGGCCTCGTCCTTGTAGACCTCGTACACGTACACCACGTCAGGTTCCGCCTCGACCTCCCACAGGTCGAGGCGGAGCGTGCCCGGCTCGGAATCCCTGACCACCTGGGTGTTCCAGCGCGAAAACTCCAGAAACTCCGATCGCTTTCCTGGTTTGATGACGAGCCTGACGAGTGCTCCGTACATCTCAGCTGCTCCTGATCTTGGCGGCCGACGCCGGGTGGGTTCTAGCGGGGGTTGTCGGCGCGCCAGGCGACGTAGTCGGCGACCGCCTTGGCGACGTCGAAGGACGGCGTGAAGCCGGTGTCGTCGGTGAGCCGGGTGGTGTCGAGGTAGGGGTTGTCGCCGGGGCCGGTCCGCCGTCCGGGGAGGAGGTCGAGCCGCAGGCCGGGAGTGATCGCCCGCAGGGCGTCCGCAAGCTCGCGGTTGGTGAACGGCCGGCCGCTGGAGACGTTGTAGGTGTCGTGCCGCAGGGTATCCGCGGTCGTCAGCAGGGCGATCGCGCGCCCGGCGTCGGGTGCGTAGCAACTGTCGCCGCCGTCGTCGGCGTACAGCGGCTGCGGCTCCTCACCGCGGAGCACGGCGCTGATGTACGGCGGGATGTGGTTGAACGGTGATTCCGGGTCCATCAGCGGTCCCCAGATGCTCCCGATCCGGAGCACGACCGGCTGGACCCCGGTGCCCCGGAGGCTGTGCGTGGTCAGCGGCTCGACCGCCTTCTTGAAGGCGACGATCAGGTGCGGCAGGTCCGCGGCGGGCAGCGCGAGCTCCTCGTGCCAGCGGGTCTCGCTCCGGCCGGCGTACACGCCGAGGCTGCCGGCGACGGCGAACCTGCGCACGCCCCAGGTACGGGCGGTCTCCAGCGCGTTGAGCAGGCCGATCAGGTCCGTGCGGAAGTAGCGGACCGGGTCCTCGCCGGGAATGCTGCCGGCGAGGTGGACGATGTCGCTGATGTCGTGGCGATCGGCGAGGGCCAGGAAGGCGTCCCGGTCGGTGACGTCGAGGGGCTCCACGGCGACCCGGCCGGCGAGGAACGACGGGACCTCGGTCCGGTGGTGTGCGGTGACGACGACCTCGTGTCCGAGGTCGACGAGCGCGCGGGCGGTGTGCGCGCCGATCATGCCCAGCCCTCCGGTGACGAGGATCATCGGGCCACCTCGTAGTGGAGGTGGGTGACGCCCGGCGCCGGTACGGCTTCGACCAGGCGCAGGCGTACGTGCTCGGGAAGCGACTGGAAGAACGGGCGGCCGCCGCCGAGCAGGATCGGCACCTGGTGGAGGATCACCTCGTCGACGAGCCCCGCCTTCAGGGCCTCGGTCGTGACGCCGCCGCCCATCAGGCCGACGTCCTTGCCGTCGGCGGCCTCGCGAGCCGCCGCGATCGCGTCCTCGATGCCGGTCGTGATGAGGGTCTGCCGCTCGCTCATCTCCGGCGCCGCCCGATGGCTGAGGACGACCAGCCGGGCCGCCGGGTGCGGGCTGCCGCCTCCGAAACGGTCGGAGTCCTCGTAGGTGTTGCGTCCTGCGACGACCGCGCCCACGCGTCCGGCGAGGGCGTCGAAGACGCGGGCGCTGGGCTCGCTCAGCTTGAACCCGTCGAAGACCTGGCTGGGCGTGTCGCCATCGAAGTACCAGTCGAAGAGCATCGTTGCGTCGCCCAGCCCGCGCCCGGCGCCCGGTTCGCGACCGGTGATGTATCCGTCGACCGACACCGCGTGGGCGGCCATGACCTTGCTCATCTTGGCGATTCCTTTCTTGAGTTCCTTGAGGAGACTCTGTGACCGTAACACTTGAAGTTCCCTAAGGGAACCCTGATTGCTGGACTGCGCTCATGCTGGGGCGACAAGCGGCTCCCGGGCGAGGCCGGGCCGCCGGTGCTCTACCGCCATCACGCGTGCGGCGAGCTCAGCCGTGCCGACCTGCGCTGCGCCCACTGCGGCGAGCCGATGCGCGCCGGCGACGTCGACCTGCTGACCGGTCCGGGCGCAGCCACGTGATCGAGACCGGCACCACGGCTCGCCGGGCGGCGCAGGTCCTCCCGGGCGACGAGGGAGGGCCGACAACAGCACGAACGCGTCCACGGACACCAGCGGCGACGACAGCGTGAGCACCGCGGGACCGGGCCACCGCCTCAGTTCCGGCCCGCGGCGCAGCCCGATCGATGATCATGATTGCGCTCCTTCCGGTTGCCGGAAAGTCTCGCGGCTCCACCGCTCTACCGGCAGATGCCGATGTGGACTGTCGTCGGTGATGAACGCCATCGCGAGTTCGGTGATATTTGCATCTGTTCCCGAGGCCGGCGACCTCATCGCTCGCCCTTGCCCTCTCCGGCAACGGCACCACCGTGCTCGGCGGGCGCGTCAATGTCGGATCCGCCTGCCATACTCCCCGTGATCATGAAGAACTGGGGAGCCCGATGCGCAAGATCATGCCCGCGGATTACGCGTGGGAGGACGACTGGCCCGAGGAGATCTACACCGTCACCTTCGTCCGCGGCCTGAACGAGCGCGAGACGCTTCGCCGGTTCGGCGTGGCCGACGACAACATCCATCCAGTGGACGACGAGGAGGTCATGGAGCGCATCGAGGAGACCGACGGCTGCTGCGACATGGTGCTGGTGACCCGGGCCGGCGACTGGACGATCGCCTTTGAATACTGTGGCTGGGAGGGGACCCGGCCCGAGACCCTGCGCGAGCTGGGCCTGGAACCCGAACCGGAGGAGGAGTTCCCATTCGTGCCCCGCTCCGTACCTGCGGCCCTCGCCCTGGCCAGTCGTATCTCCGGAGTGCTGTTCACCCCCGCGCTGCTGGACGGGCCGCTGCTGGGCGGGGTCATCACCGACGCCGTTCCCGACGATCCCCGGGAAGGTGACCCGCTCGCCCGGCACGCCCTGCGGGCCTTCAACCAGGAGCTCGCCGAGGCCATCGACAATGCCTCCCCTGGCCTCCAGCGGCGGGCCGCGGTCGCCGAAGCCCGCCGCCAGTGCGAGGTGGCCGGCGTGGCCGACCACCCGGTGCTCGCCGCCGCGCCGGCCTCGGCCGAGCGGGGCGAGCCGAGCCAGGTCGGGCACGACTCCCCGCTGGCCGAGCAGTGACATCACCGTCCGGGCGAGGCGGAGCGGGAGGCGGTGCGGCCGCGCCGGCAGGCGGTGACATCCGTACGCCATGCCCTGTCACCCGACGCCAGGAAGGCCGCCTACAACACCCACTTCGCCCTGGTCCACAGGGGTCAGGTCATGGCCGACCCCGACCACGCGGCGGCGGTTGCCGCGACGCTGCGCGCCGCCTCGGCATAGCAGCCCCGATGCTGCGGATCAGGAGGCAGCCGGGTGATGTTCCGAGGCCGCGGTTCGACGGTCACGCGTCCGCCATCTCGTCCTTGTGGCGGAACAGGCTCCGGTATTCCTGACATCGCCGCGGCGGACGTCGACCGGGAGTGGGAGGCGATCGCCCTGCACTCCTCCCTGGGCATTGCCGACCGGCGCGGACTGCTGACCTACCTGACGCACAAAGGCGTCTTCACCGACGCCGGCATCTTCACCGACCTCGACGCCGCGCTGCTCCAGCCGGTCGGTCCTGGTGGTCCCCCTAGCGCTGAAAGTGCCAGAACAGCATGGACGGCGTCCCGGCGATGGCCGCGTGCGCCGCCTCGGGTGCCAGGTCGCACAAACCCCACGGCCACACATCCCACGGCTCCAGGACGCCGGTCCGCTCGCGCGGCTCCCCTGGAGGGTGCAGTGGCTCCTCGCAGCGCCGTACCTGGAGTCCCGCCGCCAGCGCGGCTCGTACGTAGTCCCCGACCAGGTGGCGGTAGGTGGCCACCCTCCCCGGCCGGCCGTCCGGCAGCCGTACGGGCGGGACCACGCCCCGCGCGACGCCCTCGGGATGGATGTCGGCGATCACCACATGCCCGCCGGGCCGCAACACCCGGGCGAACTCCGCAAGCACCGGGTCCAGCACGGGCACATGCGTCAACGCCAGCGAGCAGACCACCAGGTCGGCGGACTCATCAGGCAGCGGCAGGGACGACAGCTCGCCCAGCAGGAACTCCGCCTGCGGCACCCGCCGGCGCGCCCGCTCCATCATGTCGGGCGAGCTGTCCACGCCGCGCACCCGATGGCCGCGACCGGCCAGGTAAGCCGCCATCCTGCCGGTGCCGCACGCCGCGTCCAGCGCGTCACCGGCCGGCAGCGCGTCGACGATCTCCCTGATGAAGGGCTCGTCAAGCTGGAACGCGCTGTTGGGCCCGTCGTAGGTCTGCGACCAGATCCGGTAACCCGCCACGCTGTCCACCCTGGTCACCTCGACGGCGGCCTCGGCCAGGGACTCGTCGTCGAGGAACTTGCGGATCTCGGCCAGGCGCGCCTCGACGAACGCGCGGTCATGCTCGCCGGTGTGGGCCCGCATCAGGGCCATGCCCTCCAGGCCGAGTACGTACGCCAAGGGATGCTCGTAGATCACCGCGACACGCTAACGGCCACCGCCGACGGAAGCTACAGAATTTCGAATCGGACGGGCACCGGGAGGAAGACCCGAACAACCCCGTTCGAACCGTCCGGATCAAGGTGAGCTTCGGCCCCGCCTTCGCGCCGCCGTTGCAGGAATCTCCGGCGCGGCTCGAACCAATGGGCGTTCGGCGACATCCAACATGATCGCAGTATCAGAAGGGGACTCATGTGATCATCTCGTTGAACGCCACCTCCGAGGCAGCGGCCAGGTCACCGCGGATGAGCCTTTCGACAGGCGACCGGGGCTGCTCATGACGCGAGGTGCCCTCCCCGCCGCCGGCGTGTCCCCGCCATGGTGATCCGCAAACGCGCCCCACGCACGACGCAGCGAATCGACGTGGCCCGGCTTCCCGAAGACGTCGTGGCGCTCATCGACGCCCTCGGACCTGATGAGAGCTTGGTCGTCACGCGTGACGGCGCGTCGATAGCGACGATCTCCAGCACCGTTGACGTGGTCCAAGGCGCCATCGTCGACCGCGACGCTTCAGATGAGGCCGAGGATCAAGCACCGATGGACCACGAGAGCGTGACGGTCGTGGCCACCGCGATGGAGCTGTCGACCGCGGCCCGGGTCGCGCTGTCGACACAGCTCGGGGCGGACTATGTAGTCCTTGATATGCATGCTGCTCCCGCGACAACCGATGTGCTGCTGGTGCCTCCAGGAAGCCCGCAGCTGATCGGAGCGCTCCGAGCGATGTTCCCGAAGGCTCGCGTCATCGTCACCGAGATCGAGGACCACGAGCTCGGGGTCCAGTACCACGGCCCGGTCCGGCGGCTGCTCGACGCCGGCGCTGACGGGTATCTACCTCCGGCGACCCTCCCGCTCCTGGCCAGGCAGCTTGACTACACCTTGAATCAAGGGCGCGAGATCGCCGGCGGGGCTGCCACACCCTTGCAGATCGCACCGGCCGTGGCGCCGGCAGATCCAGACGACGAATGACCCCCGCCTTCTAATCCGGCGGTCGCAGGTTCGAATCCTGCAGGGCGCGCCACTCCACCTGCGGAAATATGAGGCAAGGCTGAGTCAGCCGCTGAGCTGCCGCCCCAGCGCGGACGCGGCGTTCAGCACCAGCCGGGCCGTCTCCCGGGCAGCCAGGGCCAGCGTGGCGGCGCCATGTCGTAGATCGTGCAGGCGGATGGGCGGCTGTCCTGAGGTGGCCACCAGCCGACGGAAGCGGCCGGTGAGGTAGTCCGGCCGCAGCGGCTCGCTGTCCGCGGTGGTGAACACGTCTCCCGAGTCCCGCCGGCGTGTGCCCGCCCTCGCGCTCAGCTCCTCCTGCCGCTCGCGGTGCCGCCTCAGCACCCGTACGGTCTCCGCGTCCAGGGCCACTACCCGGCAACTGGCGGATCAGCCGGGCACGCACCGCCGCGTTCAGCACGGTCCGCAAAGTGGCGTGGATCCGCACCACGGTAGCGGGTGACCCAGCCGCATCGCCCGCTGACGTGTACGCGAGTCTTTGCCATCTGTCCCACCTCCACCCTTCACGGTGTGCCACGACAGACGCGCCAGCCAGGGCTCGCACTCGATCAGGGATGACCTCAGGTCAAGTGTCCGGAGAACGGGGGAAGCTCAGATGAATGTTCGGCACCCGAACCCTCATCGCCACCACCCCATGGACGACGGACGAGCCACCTCACACCAACCCACCAAGATCTTCTTCAGGACACCCCTAAACCCTGTCGAGCACGTCCGGGAGAGTCGACAGCAGCTCGTACCCAACCGCTTCCTGCGGAAGCCGGATGCCACTGACCAGCACGTTCCTGGCTCGTCCGGCGAGCGGGCCGAGCCACGCCGACACGCGCGCAGCGGAATCCGCTGGTACGGGCACGGCAGGCCGTTCATGGCCTGCCTCGAAAAGCAGTTCGTAGAGCGGAAGTGCCGGCACAACCGCGGGGAGGCCGGCGAGGACGGCGCTGGCGCAGGCCGCTGCGGGGATCTGCAGTCCTTGCAGATCCACGTCGCCGAAGTAGACGATCCGGTCGGGTCTCGGGGACAGCAGCGGTACCGACAACACCGCCGACGGGAACTGGTTACCGGTGCCGTAGCCCACATGCCGTCCCGGACCTGCGGCAGCGTGGCGCCGCGTGGCCTCCAGAAGCGAGGTGTAGGTGTGGTGGTTCTCCGCGATCAGCAGTGCCGTACCGCGAGGATCGGGGCGCCCCGGAACCCATTGCGAGACGAACGGAATGGGCACCGGGTGACAACGCAGCAGTTCGAGCGTCAGCGCCCCTGAGACGAACAGCCGGTTCGTCACCAGCCCATCAAGCCGTTTCTCATCGCCGAACAGCTCCAAGGACCGTTCTCTCATCGGCACGCTCGGCCTCGTCGCCCCTCCGTCGCGAAGAAAGGCGGCCACCGTCTCGAGCACGCTGAACTCGTCGTGCCTGGTTGCGATCCGTCCGGCGGATTCGAGCGCGGGCGGCCACACCCGTACGGTCCTCGTCTCGCGCACGACCCGTTCGCGAGGAGGGCGGCGGACCCAGAGCGGCATGGGAGGCGCGTCTCGCGTGTCGAAATGCCGGGAGGTGCTCGGAAATATCACCGACTCGGCAACGGCCAGCTCGTTCAGCGCGTCGCGGATCTCGGCACGCGCGGTCGGCGCCGTCGCCAGGCGCCGATCGAATGCGACCGCCGCGTCGTACAGCGTCTCGATCTCGATCTTCTGTCGCGGCGATGCCGCGACCTGTTCGGCGAGATGTCGGGCCAGGGAGCTCAGCTTCACGACGCGGCGCCGTCCGTCGTCTCGTCACGTGTCAGGCGGACGCCGGTGATGCCCTCCACTGCGGATCCGAAACGTTCCTCCAGGACGACGTACCTCCGCGTACGGAGCGCTCCTGGCGCGTTGCGCATTCGCAGCACGTTGGGGAACTGGCCGACGGCGCCGAGGTCCTCCACCCCGGTGGTGTAGACGAGTTGCACGCCATGAGCGGCCGCCACCTCGCGCTGCAGCCGCAGGAGCGCCACGTGGCTCGCGGTGCCCAGCGGATTGTCCAGCACGAGGGTGCCGCCGAGCGCTGCCCTGCCCCTGCCCCGGTTGACGGCGCGCAGCCGGGCGAGTGTGCAGTAGAGCGCGACGCACACGGTCAGTTTCTCGCCGCCGGAGAACTTGCCGAGGCGGGTCACGTCGACCGGTTCGACCGCCAGATCGCTGTTGGGTTTGAGTACTTTGACGGTGAACCCGCGTGGCGCCACAGCTTCGTGGACACATCGCTTGAGGAGGGCGAAACCCTCGGGTTTCGACTTCTCGACCACGATCCGGTCGACGACCGCGTCAATTCGTGCGTGCAGGTCCTCCTCGCTGCTGGGGCGGGCGAACCGGATTCGGAGGAAGTGCTGATCGGCCCAACCACCCAGGGTTCCGGGCAGTTTGGAGTGCCGGTGTGCTGACTCCAGGGTCGCGAGCACGTCCTGAACCAGTGCGGCGATCTCCACCACGACGAGCCGCTGGTCGCGTCCGATGTCGGCGAGCTGGCCGTCTATGGTGGTGCGACGCGCCCGCATCTCATCGGCGCGGGCGGCGGCACGCTCGCCGAGCGTTACGGGATCGTCACTGGTGAATCGATCTCTGATCGCATCGGGGATTCCGGAGAACCTGCCCTCCGACGCCAGCCTGCGCACAGCGTCGATGGCTTCGTTCGTCCTGATCCTCGCTGCGGTGACGATCTCCGTGGCAGAGGCCAGGCGACCGAGTACCGCCCGTGTCTCCGACTCGGCCCGCGCATCGTCGCCGTCGAACGCGGCCACTCCGTCCACCACGTCGGCCGGCGCGGCAGCGTCGGTGAGACGATGCGCGCGCTGTGCGAGCACCTGCGCCGCGGTATCCGCCTCGCTCGCAGCTGAGACCGCGTCGTCGGCCTCCCTGTTCAGGGCGGTCACCTGTCCACTCATGTCGGTCGCAGTCGCCGCCTGTAGCGCGGCGAGCTCCCGCGCCTCGGCTTCGCCTGCGGGTTCGACGTCGAGCTGGGCGTGCCGCAGCCTGTCACGCGGCGTCCGCTCAGTGACCTCTTTGCGCGCCTGCTCGAGCTGGAGCATGGCACGGCTCAGCCCCTGCTGAGCCTGGTCGGCCTCCGCCCGGGATCGGCGCCGCGCGATGGCACGCCGTTCAGGGTCCTGCCCATCGCCCGTTTCGAGCAACGACGCCGCACGTTCGCGGATGGCCTCCGGATATCCCGCGAGCGCCTGTTCGGCGCGTACGCCGCGGCTGACGAGCCCCGCGAGCCGTTCTGCGAGCACGGATTGCGCCGCCACCGTATGCCATTGCGTGTCGAGATCGTTGAA
This region includes:
- a CDS encoding putative quinol monooxygenase; the encoded protein is MYGALVRLVIKPGKRSEFLEFSRWNTQVVRDSEPGTLRLDLWEVEAEPDVVYVYEVYKDEAAFDSHIKNGPVQKFGEIMNDLVEGWTMVIPFGHSTMSNLDE
- a CDS encoding NAD-dependent epimerase/dehydratase family protein; protein product: MILVTGGLGMIGAHTARALVDLGHEVVVTAHHRTEVPSFLAGRVAVEPLDVTDRDAFLALADRHDISDIVHLAGSIPGEDPVRYFRTDLIGLLNALETARTWGVRRFAVAGSLGVYAGRSETRWHEELALPAADLPHLIVAFKKAVEPLTTHSLRGTGVQPVVLRIGSIWGPLMDPESPFNHIPPYISAVLRGEEPQPLYADDGGDSCYAPDAGRAIALLTTADTLRHDTYNVSSGRPFTNRELADALRAITPGLRLDLLPGRRTGPGDNPYLDTTRLTDDTGFTPSFDVAKAVADYVAWRADNPR
- a CDS encoding dihydrofolate reductase family protein; the protein is MSKVMAAHAVSVDGYITGREPGAGRGLGDATMLFDWYFDGDTPSQVFDGFKLSEPSARVFDALAGRVGAVVAGRNTYEDSDRFGGGSPHPAARLVVLSHRAAPEMSERQTLITTGIEDAIAAAREAADGKDVGLMGGGVTTEALKAGLVDEVILHQVPILLGGGRPFFQSLPEHVRLRLVEAVPAPGVTHLHYEVAR
- a CDS encoding DUF6461 domain-containing protein encodes the protein MRKIMPADYAWEDDWPEEIYTVTFVRGLNERETLRRFGVADDNIHPVDDEEVMERIEETDGCCDMVLVTRAGDWTIAFEYCGWEGTRPETLRELGLEPEPEEEFPFVPRSVPAALALASRISGVLFTPALLDGPLLGGVITDAVPDDPREGDPLARHALRAFNQELAEAIDNASPGLQRRAAVAEARRQCEVAGVADHPVLAAAPASAERGEPSQVGHDSPLAEQ
- a CDS encoding class I SAM-dependent methyltransferase, coding for MIYEHPLAYVLGLEGMALMRAHTGEHDRAFVEARLAEIRKFLDDESLAEAAVEVTRVDSVAGYRIWSQTYDGPNSAFQLDEPFIREIVDALPAGDALDAACGTGRMAAYLAGRGHRVRGVDSSPDMMERARRRVPQAEFLLGELSSLPLPDESADLVVCSLALTHVPVLDPVLAEFARVLRPGGHVVIADIHPEGVARGVVPPVRLPDGRPGRVATYRHLVGDYVRAALAAGLQVRRCEEPLHPPGEPRERTGVLEPWDVWPWGLCDLAPEAAHAAIAGTPSMLFWHFQR
- a CDS encoding Wadjet anti-phage system protein JetD domain-containing protein gives rise to the protein MKLSSLARHLAEQVAASPRQKIEIETLYDAAVAFDRRLATAPTARAEIRDALNELAVAESVIFPSTSRHFDTRDAPPMPLWVRRPPRERVVRETRTVRVWPPALESAGRIATRHDEFSVLETVAAFLRDGGATRPSVPMRERSLELFGDEKRLDGLVTNRLFVSGALTLELLRCHPVPIPFVSQWVPGRPDPRGTALLIAENHHTYTSLLEATRRHAAAGPGRHVGYGTGNQFPSAVLSVPLLSPRPDRIVYFGDVDLQGLQIPAAACASAVLAGLPAVVPALPLYELLFEAGHERPAVPVPADSAARVSAWLGPLAGRARNVLVSGIRLPQEAVGYELLSTLPDVLDRV